The proteins below are encoded in one region of Flammeovirga kamogawensis:
- a CDS encoding peptidase domain-containing ABC transporter: protein MTNKGYKKLSYLLSSHINHPIETDFQEPIVDSIEGKDFWEIFVRYADAIDLAIVRNKGTINQLTSHLEKSITPFIAECNLDGSVVPVIFCADDRGKVVATALDVLGQESDINLTIALDHLVRNDDGEVEYAVPISNNPMISDEKTKKKNSSIARLYRLLSAEKKDIGYIYLYALLISLFGLVLPLGVQTVIELIAGGVVIDSISVMIGLVIVVTMFTGGLQIMQLKVVETLQRRVFVKAAFEFAFRLPKIKLESLLGSYAPELMNRFFDVLTIQKSLPKFLIDLSGAILQILFGMMLLSFYHPLFIVFGMVLISMLIILFYITGPKALDANMVESKYKYKVVHWLEEMARTLLSFKIAGNTSLPVERTENLTNHYLYYRNKQFGVVINQFLYVYIFKTLVTGGLLIIGSWLVINREINLGQFVASEIVIVLVLSASEKLVLSMEVAYDMLTAVDKIAHVTDLPLERKGGVLLNPNLKKGLTVKMKDLHYTFPNGTKVLNGVNIDIKSGERICLAGYNSSGKDTMILALGSFLNNYKGGISYDNHSLRDVDLLSLRSDISKNLSDEELFDGSILENITMGRDNISYEDIIWALKSVELLDFVEKQPQGLKTVIAAGGKVFSESVVIRFILARCIVDHPRLLILNRTFQELESHVRMKILTFLTDKNNPWTLIFVGNDPILSTLSDRVAIMSAGKVEAIGTVDELRDQDSFKQCFLTTSFNA from the coding sequence ATGACAAACAAAGGATATAAGAAACTTAGTTATCTTCTGTCATCTCATATCAATCATCCAATTGAAACAGATTTTCAAGAGCCAATAGTTGACTCAATTGAAGGGAAAGATTTCTGGGAAATTTTTGTGCGTTATGCAGATGCAATTGATTTAGCAATTGTTAGAAATAAAGGAACAATTAATCAATTAACTTCTCATTTAGAAAAAAGTATTACACCGTTTATTGCTGAATGTAATTTAGATGGCTCTGTAGTACCCGTTATTTTTTGTGCTGATGATAGAGGGAAAGTTGTAGCAACAGCTTTAGATGTTCTAGGTCAAGAATCGGATATAAACTTAACAATAGCTTTAGATCATTTAGTTAGAAACGATGATGGGGAGGTAGAATATGCTGTTCCTATTTCCAATAACCCAATGATCTCTGATGAGAAAACAAAGAAGAAAAACTCATCTATAGCAAGATTATATAGGTTACTTTCTGCCGAGAAGAAGGATATTGGTTACATCTATTTATATGCATTATTAATCTCATTATTTGGATTGGTTTTACCACTAGGTGTTCAAACTGTAATAGAGTTGATTGCGGGCGGTGTTGTAATAGATTCTATATCTGTAATGATAGGTTTAGTAATCGTTGTAACTATGTTTACAGGCGGATTACAAATTATGCAGCTAAAAGTGGTGGAAACATTACAAAGAAGAGTATTTGTAAAAGCAGCTTTTGAATTTGCTTTTAGGCTACCAAAAATAAAACTAGAGTCACTTTTAGGAAGTTACGCTCCTGAGTTAATGAACAGGTTTTTTGATGTTCTAACTATACAGAAGAGTTTACCTAAATTCTTAATAGATCTATCAGGTGCAATTTTACAGATTCTATTTGGAATGATGTTACTCTCATTTTACCATCCATTATTTATAGTTTTTGGAATGGTATTAATAAGTATGCTTATAATTTTATTCTACATAACAGGTCCAAAAGCCTTGGATGCCAATATGGTAGAATCAAAGTATAAATATAAAGTAGTGCATTGGTTAGAAGAAATGGCAAGAACGCTGCTTTCTTTTAAAATAGCCGGAAATACTTCTTTACCTGTAGAAAGAACAGAAAACCTAACAAATCATTACCTCTATTATAGAAACAAACAATTTGGTGTAGTGATAAATCAGTTCTTGTATGTGTATATTTTTAAAACATTAGTTACTGGTGGTTTGCTTATAATTGGTTCTTGGTTGGTAATTAATCGAGAAATTAATTTAGGTCAATTTGTCGCCTCAGAAATCGTTATCGTTTTAGTGTTATCTGCTTCAGAAAAATTAGTACTTTCTATGGAAGTGGCCTACGATATGCTTACAGCTGTAGATAAAATTGCTCATGTTACAGACTTACCTTTAGAAAGAAAAGGTGGAGTATTATTAAACCCGAATTTAAAAAAAGGTCTTACAGTAAAAATGAAAGACTTGCATTACACTTTCCCAAATGGAACAAAAGTACTGAACGGGGTTAATATTGATATCAAGTCTGGTGAACGTATTTGCTTGGCAGGGTACAATTCCTCTGGTAAAGATACCATGATTCTTGCATTAGGTAGCTTCCTTAATAATTATAAGGGGGGTATAAGCTATGATAACCACTCTTTAAGAGATGTAGATTTACTAAGTTTACGAAGTGATATTTCTAAGAATTTATCAGATGAAGAATTATTTGATGGTTCTATTTTAGAAAACATTACAATGGGAAGAGATAATATTTCTTATGAAGATATTATTTGGGCACTAAAAAGTGTAGAACTTCTTGACTTTGTAGAGAAACAACCTCAAGGTTTAAAAACGGTTATAGCAGCAGGAGGAAAAGTATTCTCTGAGAGTGTTGTCATTAGATTTATTTTGGCAAGGTGTATCGTAGACCATCCAAGATTATTGATTTTAAACAGAACTTTCCAGGAATTAGAAAGTCATGTGAGAATGAAAATTCTTACTTTCTTAACAGATAAGAATAATCCTTGGACATTAATTTTTGTTGGGAATGATCCAATTTTATCAACTTTAAGTGACCGAGTTGCTATAATGAGTGCCGGTAAAGTAGAAGCTATAGGAACTGTTGATGAACTACGTGATCAAGACAGTTTTAAACAATGTTTCCTTACAACATCTTTTAACGCTTAA
- a CDS encoding TolC family protein, whose protein sequence is MNRIFSYLLCILSLSLISNNFAQDIEEIKADSTVKKLTLDELYQMIMVYHPVAQQAELLSEQGQMQIRLGKGYFDPKLESKYDQKVFKNNEYYQKWNSYAKIPLWAGNINVGYERNDGYKLNPENDTDGGNGLMYIGLELPVLKGLLMDERRAAVKKSHAMQKLAEADQIKLINKLILQIAKDYWEWYYTYHQYRLALEGYELAQFRMESVDERIRQGDLATVDGVEAKITIQQREINLRMAQMDLQKARLVLSNHMWTDDGKPLELLPEILPEELKVEVLPSVEQLIVDANIAHPDIVGLQAKNAVLAIDQRMAKESVKPELNLKYNYLGTTPVSGWEYGLGENYKFGATFSMPLFLRKERAKLQMTKLKIQDNELSMIMKKREISNNIRRAFIAVENYVELTDMQQEMSVNYQILLQGEADKFEAGESTVFYMNVREGKLLEAETKLFKMKAEYAKSVAELNWTAGVPPVRP, encoded by the coding sequence ATGAATCGAATATTTTCTTACTTACTGTGTATCCTCTCTCTAAGCTTAATATCAAATAATTTTGCTCAAGATATAGAAGAAATAAAAGCGGATAGTACAGTTAAGAAGCTAACGCTAGATGAATTATACCAGATGATAATGGTATATCATCCTGTAGCTCAACAAGCTGAATTATTATCAGAACAAGGTCAAATGCAAATTCGATTGGGTAAAGGTTACTTTGATCCAAAATTAGAATCGAAGTATGATCAGAAAGTATTTAAAAACAATGAATACTATCAGAAGTGGAATTCTTATGCAAAGATTCCACTTTGGGCTGGTAATATTAATGTGGGCTACGAGCGAAATGATGGGTATAAACTTAATCCTGAAAATGATACTGACGGAGGAAATGGTCTGATGTATATTGGGTTAGAACTTCCTGTTTTAAAAGGCCTTTTGATGGATGAACGTAGAGCTGCTGTAAAGAAAAGTCATGCCATGCAAAAATTGGCAGAAGCAGACCAAATAAAGTTAATCAATAAGTTGATATTACAGATCGCTAAAGATTATTGGGAGTGGTATTATACTTACCATCAATATAGACTAGCATTAGAAGGGTATGAACTTGCTCAATTCAGAATGGAATCTGTTGATGAAAGAATTCGACAAGGTGATTTGGCTACTGTAGATGGAGTTGAAGCAAAAATAACAATTCAACAAAGAGAAATTAATTTGAGAATGGCTCAAATGGATTTGCAAAAAGCTCGTTTGGTATTATCAAATCATATGTGGACAGACGATGGTAAACCATTGGAATTATTACCAGAGATTCTACCAGAGGAATTAAAAGTAGAAGTACTTCCCTCTGTAGAGCAGTTGATTGTTGATGCGAACATTGCTCATCCAGATATTGTTGGTTTACAGGCAAAAAACGCTGTTTTAGCTATTGATCAAAGAATGGCAAAAGAATCTGTAAAACCAGAACTGAATTTAAAATATAACTATTTAGGAACAACTCCGGTAAGTGGTTGGGAATATGGGTTAGGAGAAAACTATAAGTTTGGAGCAACATTTTCAATGCCTCTATTTTTAAGAAAAGAAAGAGCAAAACTGCAAATGACAAAATTGAAAATTCAGGATAATGAACTTTCAATGATAATGAAGAAGAGAGAAATATCCAATAATATTAGAAGGGCATTTATTGCGGTAGAAAATTATGTTGAATTGACAGATATGCAACAAGAAATGTCAGTCAATTATCAAATTTTACTTCAAGGTGAAGCAGATAAATTTGAAGCCGGAGAAAGTACTGTCTTTTACATGAATGTAAGAGAGGGGAAGCTTTTAGAAGCCGAGACGAAGCTATTTAAGATGAAAGCAGAATATGCAAAATCTGTAGCTGAATTAAACTGGACAGCTGGTGTGCCTCCTGTGAGACCTTAA
- a CDS encoding HlyD family secretion protein — protein MLNITPKKPSDQQEYDRRYGSLNTLKTPSEAKKVARWLIAILVLMGIVLILPWQQNIRARGEMTALTPQDRPQKIQCPIDGTIAQWNVREGQHVDSGQVLLTIAEIKDKYIDPDMILRLEEGIMAKGEAINAKKDKVEAKERQLNALEEGLIIKLKQFDNKIEQSILKVESDSIAWEASKIDLTNADRQYKANQELHQKGLISLTKLEGVRSKYQQAKSKEVGARTKFEMAINEYQNAILGKNAARNEVLDKIAKTDSELSTTLSDIADSEGSLAKARNELSSMEIRAGMRVIRAPQKGVVVQALNSGIGENVKSGQALLTLVPDEPHLAAAIYIKTMDVPLIEEGRHVRLRFDGWPSIQFSGWPSVSVGTFGGKVEVVDFMNQPDGTFRVLITQDSNEKDEDWPKELRMGTGVFGWVMLEEVPIWYELWRQINGFPPSLDNPVAKKKK, from the coding sequence ATGCTAAATATAACACCTAAGAAGCCTTCAGATCAGCAAGAATATGATAGAAGGTATGGCTCATTAAATACTTTAAAAACACCTTCTGAAGCTAAAAAAGTAGCAAGGTGGCTTATTGCTATTCTTGTACTTATGGGAATAGTTTTAATTCTTCCATGGCAACAAAATATACGTGCACGAGGAGAAATGACCGCATTGACACCTCAAGACAGACCTCAAAAAATACAGTGCCCTATAGATGGAACAATTGCACAATGGAATGTGAGAGAGGGGCAACATGTAGATTCTGGACAGGTATTGCTTACAATTGCTGAGATTAAAGATAAATATATTGATCCAGACATGATTTTACGTTTGGAAGAAGGTATTATGGCAAAAGGTGAAGCAATCAATGCCAAAAAAGACAAAGTAGAAGCAAAAGAACGTCAGTTAAATGCTTTAGAGGAAGGGTTAATTATTAAATTAAAGCAATTTGATAATAAGATAGAACAAAGTATTCTAAAAGTAGAAAGTGATAGTATTGCTTGGGAAGCATCTAAAATTGACTTGACAAATGCTGATAGGCAATACAAAGCCAATCAAGAACTTCATCAGAAAGGACTTATTTCTTTAACCAAATTAGAAGGTGTTAGAAGTAAATATCAACAGGCGAAATCTAAAGAAGTTGGTGCAAGAACTAAATTTGAAATGGCGATAAATGAATATCAGAACGCTATTTTAGGTAAGAATGCAGCAAGAAATGAAGTACTTGATAAGATTGCAAAAACAGATTCAGAGTTAAGTACTACACTATCTGATATTGCAGATAGTGAAGGTTCTTTAGCAAAAGCTAGAAATGAACTCTCGAGTATGGAAATCCGTGCTGGTATGCGAGTAATTCGTGCTCCACAAAAAGGTGTGGTCGTACAAGCACTAAATAGTGGTATAGGAGAAAACGTAAAAAGTGGTCAGGCATTGCTAACATTAGTGCCAGACGAACCTCATTTAGCGGCTGCTATTTATATAAAAACAATGGATGTGCCTTTGATTGAAGAAGGAAGACATGTTCGTTTACGATTTGATGGATGGCCTTCAATTCAATTTTCAGGTTGGCCGAGTGTTTCTGTAGGTACTTTTGGAGGTAAAGTAGAGGTTGTAGATTTCATGAATCAGCCCGATGGTACTTTTAGAGTATTAATTACCCAAGACTCAAACGAAAAAGATGAGGATTGGCCGAAAGAATTAAGAATGGGTACAGGTGTATTTGGATGGGTAATGCTAGAGGAAGTGCCAATTTGGTACGAATTATGGCGTCAAATTAATGGTTTCCCTCCAAGTTTGGATAACCCTGTAGCAAAGAAAAAGAAATAG